One region of Wyeomyia smithii strain HCP4-BCI-WySm-NY-G18 chromosome 3, ASM2978416v1, whole genome shotgun sequence genomic DNA includes:
- the LOC129731167 gene encoding uncharacterized protein LOC129731167 — protein sequence MLRLSAVCVILVLVAGTLAESPASGGYPDRRNGNGNGGGHGGGGGAGGGGGGYQQVPSGQQTSEGQNVEPQLLEMLKMILLQHEGESSNGNGNGHGGGGSGGPYGSYGPPAGSSSQGRVTGIELGDPKQSIQVAEFWQGGPEQGAPGGSYDAPAPSGSYGAPSDSYGAPLGRK from the exons ATGCTTAGGCTAAGTGCTGTG TGTGTGATTCTGGTGCTAGTTGCTGGAACGCTGGCAGAGTCTCCGGCGTCGGGTGGATATCCGGATCGCCGAAATGGTAACGGGAATGGCGGAGGACATGGTGGCGGTGGAGGTGCTGGCGGAGGTGGCGGCGGTTATCAGCAGGTGCCTAGTGGACAGCAGACCTCCGAGGGACAAAATGTTGAGCCACAACTTCTTGAAATGTTAAAGATGATATTGCTTCAGCATGAGGGTGAATCCTCCAATGGTAACGGCAATGGCCACGGTGGCGGAGGAAGCGGAGGACCTTACGGATCGTATGGTCCACCCGCTGGCAGCTCTTCTCAGGGCCGCGTTACTGGAATCGAACTGGGGGATCCTAAACAGAGTATACAGGTAGCGGAGTTCTGGCAGGGAGGTCCTGAACAGGGCGCCCCGGGTGGTTCTTACGATGCTCCAGCACCGAGCGGTTCATATGGTGCGCCGAGCGATTCGTATGGTGCGCCACTAGGTAggaaataa